Proteins from a genomic interval of Equus quagga isolate Etosha38 chromosome 11, UCLA_HA_Equagga_1.0, whole genome shotgun sequence:
- the LOC124247399 gene encoding asialoglycoprotein receptor 1 isoform X2, translating to MTREYQDLQHLDNEENDHQLRKGPPPPQPLFQRLCSGTRLLLLSLGLSLLLLVVVCVIGSQNSKLQEELQALRKTFSNFTVSTEAEVKALSVQGGGVGRKMKSLESQLEKQQQELSEDHSSLLLHVKQFVSDLRSLSCQMAILQGNGSERTCCPVNWLEHEGSCYWFSRSGKPWPEADKYCQLENAHLVVVGSWDEQKFVQHHMGPVHTWMGLTDQNGPWKWVDGTDYETGFKNWRPEQPDDWYGHGLGGGEDCAHFTEDGRWNDDVCQRPYRWVCETELNRDS from the exons ATGACAAGGGAGTATCAAGATCTTCAGCATTTGGACAACGAGGAGAATGACCATCAGCTCAGAAAAG ggccacctcctccccagccactCTTTCAACGCCTCTGCTCTGGAACccgcctcctcctgctctccctgggcctcagcctcctgctGCTGGTGGTTGTCTGTGTGATCGGATCCCAGA ACTCCAAGTTGCAGGAGGAGCTGCAGGCTCTGAGAAAGACGTTCAGCAACTTCACAGTGAGCACGGAGGCTGAGGTCAAGGCCCTGAGCGTCCAGG GAGGAGGTGTGGGCAGAAAGATGAAGTCCCTGGAGTCCCAGCTGGAGAAACAGCAGCAGGAGCTGAGTGAAG ATCACTCCAGCTTGCTGCTCCACGTGAAGCAGTTTGTGTCTGACCTTCGAAGCCTGAGCTGTCAGATGGCCATCCTCCAGGGCAATG gcTCTGAAAGGACCTGCTGCCCGGTTAACTGGCTGGAGCATGAAGGCAGCTGCTACTGGTTCTCTCGCTCTGGGAAGCCCTGGCCCGAAGCCGACAAGTACTGCCAGCTGGAGAACGCCCACCTGGTGGTGGTGGGCTCCTGGGATGAGCAG aaaTTTGTCCAGCACCACATGGGCCCTGTGCACACCTGGATGGGCCTCACTGACCAGAATGGGCCTTGGAAATGGGTGGATGGAACCGACTACGAGACGGGTTTCAA AAACTGGAGGCCGGAGCAGCCGGACGACTGGTATGGACACGGGCTTGGGGGAGGCGAGGACTGTGCCCACTTCACGGAGGACGGCCGCTGGAACGACGACGTCTGCCAGAGGCCCTACCGCTGGGTCTGCGAGACGGAGCTGAACAGGGACAGCTAG
- the LOC124247399 gene encoding asialoglycoprotein receptor 1 isoform X1: MTREYQDLQHLDNEENDHQLRKGSQSCSSLPSVLETLTPAPLAGPPPPQPLFQRLCSGTRLLLLSLGLSLLLLVVVCVIGSQNSKLQEELQALRKTFSNFTVSTEAEVKALSVQGGGVGRKMKSLESQLEKQQQELSEDHSSLLLHVKQFVSDLRSLSCQMAILQGNGSERTCCPVNWLEHEGSCYWFSRSGKPWPEADKYCQLENAHLVVVGSWDEQKFVQHHMGPVHTWMGLTDQNGPWKWVDGTDYETGFKNWRPEQPDDWYGHGLGGGEDCAHFTEDGRWNDDVCQRPYRWVCETELNRDS; encoded by the exons ATGACAAGGGAGTATCAAGATCTTCAGCATTTGGACAACGAGGAGAATGACCATCAGCTCAGAAAAG GATCCCAGAGCTGCTCCAGTCTCCCGTCTGTCCTTGAGACCCTGACACCTGCTCCTCTTGCagggccacctcctccccagccactCTTTCAACGCCTCTGCTCTGGAACccgcctcctcctgctctccctgggcctcagcctcctgctGCTGGTGGTTGTCTGTGTGATCGGATCCCAGA ACTCCAAGTTGCAGGAGGAGCTGCAGGCTCTGAGAAAGACGTTCAGCAACTTCACAGTGAGCACGGAGGCTGAGGTCAAGGCCCTGAGCGTCCAGG GAGGAGGTGTGGGCAGAAAGATGAAGTCCCTGGAGTCCCAGCTGGAGAAACAGCAGCAGGAGCTGAGTGAAG ATCACTCCAGCTTGCTGCTCCACGTGAAGCAGTTTGTGTCTGACCTTCGAAGCCTGAGCTGTCAGATGGCCATCCTCCAGGGCAATG gcTCTGAAAGGACCTGCTGCCCGGTTAACTGGCTGGAGCATGAAGGCAGCTGCTACTGGTTCTCTCGCTCTGGGAAGCCCTGGCCCGAAGCCGACAAGTACTGCCAGCTGGAGAACGCCCACCTGGTGGTGGTGGGCTCCTGGGATGAGCAG aaaTTTGTCCAGCACCACATGGGCCCTGTGCACACCTGGATGGGCCTCACTGACCAGAATGGGCCTTGGAAATGGGTGGATGGAACCGACTACGAGACGGGTTTCAA AAACTGGAGGCCGGAGCAGCCGGACGACTGGTATGGACACGGGCTTGGGGGAGGCGAGGACTGTGCCCACTTCACGGAGGACGGCCGCTGGAACGACGACGTCTGCCAGAGGCCCTACCGCTGGGTCTGCGAGACGGAGCTGAACAGGGACAGCTAG
- the LOC124247399 gene encoding asialoglycoprotein receptor 1 isoform X3: protein MTREYQDLQHLDNEENDHQLRKDSKLQEELQALRKTFSNFTVSTEAEVKALSVQGGGVGRKMKSLESQLEKQQQELSEDHSSLLLHVKQFVSDLRSLSCQMAILQGNGSERTCCPVNWLEHEGSCYWFSRSGKPWPEADKYCQLENAHLVVVGSWDEQKFVQHHMGPVHTWMGLTDQNGPWKWVDGTDYETGFKNWRPEQPDDWYGHGLGGGEDCAHFTEDGRWNDDVCQRPYRWVCETELNRDS from the exons ATGACAAGGGAGTATCAAGATCTTCAGCATTTGGACAACGAGGAGAATGACCATCAGCTCAGAAAAG ACTCCAAGTTGCAGGAGGAGCTGCAGGCTCTGAGAAAGACGTTCAGCAACTTCACAGTGAGCACGGAGGCTGAGGTCAAGGCCCTGAGCGTCCAGG GAGGAGGTGTGGGCAGAAAGATGAAGTCCCTGGAGTCCCAGCTGGAGAAACAGCAGCAGGAGCTGAGTGAAG ATCACTCCAGCTTGCTGCTCCACGTGAAGCAGTTTGTGTCTGACCTTCGAAGCCTGAGCTGTCAGATGGCCATCCTCCAGGGCAATG gcTCTGAAAGGACCTGCTGCCCGGTTAACTGGCTGGAGCATGAAGGCAGCTGCTACTGGTTCTCTCGCTCTGGGAAGCCCTGGCCCGAAGCCGACAAGTACTGCCAGCTGGAGAACGCCCACCTGGTGGTGGTGGGCTCCTGGGATGAGCAG aaaTTTGTCCAGCACCACATGGGCCCTGTGCACACCTGGATGGGCCTCACTGACCAGAATGGGCCTTGGAAATGGGTGGATGGAACCGACTACGAGACGGGTTTCAA AAACTGGAGGCCGGAGCAGCCGGACGACTGGTATGGACACGGGCTTGGGGGAGGCGAGGACTGTGCCCACTTCACGGAGGACGGCCGCTGGAACGACGACGTCTGCCAGAGGCCCTACCGCTGGGTCTGCGAGACGGAGCTGAACAGGGACAGCTAG